GGTGGGTATTGGGGCAGCCGAAGTGGTTCATCTGATCGCTTTAGCGATGCAAAAGCGGTGCCCCGTGTCTGAGCTAGCTGGACTGGGTACGTTTAGTTCCAGCTACGGCAGCCTTGTCGGGCAAATCGCTCGGCAGTGGTGCCAACAGTAACTTCAGCCAAGGCCGTTTTCAAGGGAATGTTGTATCTTCTACACCGCTTGAGGCGCTTTGCCTATCTGTTCACGGCCATGGGGGTCAGACAAGCTGGTTATATCAGGCCCCGCAGGAATAATGCCGCCAGGATTTAAGGGAAAAAGAAAACCGTAGTAACTTTGTTTGACGGCTTCTAGGTTGCAGGTGTCTGCTACACCAGGGAGTTGGTAGAGGTCCCGCAAATAGGGGCCTAAATGCTGGTAGTCCTGAATGCGTCGTCGATTGCACTTGAAGAGGCCGTAGTAAGCGACATCGAAGCGAAATAAAGTTGGAAAAAGCCGTACATCCGCGAGTGTCAAGGTATCACCACAGAGATACCGTTGCTGGGCTAAGGCTGTATCGATTTCGTCTAGTACTTCGAACAGCTCCCTGCAGGCCTGATCGTAGGCGGTTTGGGTTTGGGCAAATCCACAGCGATACACGCCATTATTGACGGCATGATAGATTTTTTCATTCCACTGGTCGATGGGAGGACGTAGGGCTTCTGGGTAGAGATCTAGATCTGGCTGCTGAGCCAGGTCGTTGAAGGCTGAATTCAGATTGACGATGATCTCGGAACTTTCGTTGTTGACGACCTTTTGGGTTTGGGTATCCCAAAGCACAGGTACAGTGCAACGGCCTTCATATCCAGGTTGGGCCAGTAGATAGAGATCTCTAAGGTTACGGCACCCTTGATGCTCTGAGGCAAAAACCCAACCCCCTTCTGTATCCGAGGGTTGAACCACGACGACATCGATGACATCTTGTAACCCTTTTAAGGCACGAACCACTAAGGTGCGATGGGCCCAAGGACAGCCTAATCCCACATAGAGGCGATACCGTTGGGACTCTGCCGGAAAGGACTCGCTGCCAACGGTGTTTCGGAACTGACTCTCAGGGCGAATATAGGCTCCAGCTTTACTCCGAGGGGCCATATTCGACATCATCACATTCCACATCGTGGTCCAAACAAACTTACCCAGGCTGATGATGGCTTTGGGGGGGAGAGATTTACCCATGATCTGATCTCCTCTGGATGGGTGGGCGCACAATGGGGAAAGATGGCTTTGCTCTGACCTATTGAACCTTACCTAAATCTGCCAAAACTGAACCGACGAAGGACGATTGCTGAGCAGTTGCACAAAGGTAAAGGTGAAATGATCTTTATTTTCAAGGAGGGAAACGGATTTGTCTTCTAAAGTTAAGACAGTTTCATGTTTAGCAGCTACATTCCCCATCTTCCCACTCCAAAGGAAGCTTTTATGGCAACCTCACAGATTCAGAGGATATCGAAATGCGTGGACTTCTGTTAACTATTTTGGCTACAGCCCTCAGTCTACTGGTGGTGGATTACGTGTTTCCTGGGGTTGATTTGGACAGTATCCCCACTGCGATCGCAGCTGCAATTGCCATTGGCTTGGTGAATGCCATTGTCAAACCCGTGCTGAAAGTGGTGTCTTTCCCATTGACCTTACTATCCCTAGGCGGTTTTTTGCTGGTGCTGAATGGGTTATGTTTCTCCCTCGCCGCTGTATTTGTACCCGGCTTCCGAGTGGATGGCCTATTGGCATTCTTTCTAGGGCCGATTGCCTTATCGGTAGTGAATGCGTTCTTGAATCAGTATTTACCGGAAGAATCCCCCTCAGCCAGCTAGTAAGGCAGTATGCCCACAGTTAGTTTTTTGTGGTGTTCTGGCGTCTGGTGTTCTAACCCGCAATCAAGTCCCGTGTGCGAACTTCCAGGGGCGGGTGGATAGCAACTTTTACTTTGAGGGGGCAACAGAGATCCTTCCGAGATTGGGCCAACTCGCGAATCAGCAGTAGCCGAGAACGAATGTAAGCTTTTGCATTGGCTTCTTCGTCCTGAGGCAGTTGGTTGCGGTTTTTAAGATTGGTCACTAGAACCTGGACAAGTTGATTGTCGTTGAGCTGGGTCAACATATCGGTCTGAGTCGTTTCGATAACTTCCCAGACTTGCCGGAGAAGGTTGGAATTCATTACATTCACCCTAGGTGAGTGTTTTTCGGAAAAGGTTTTTTATGGAATTATTAATATTTTCTTTAGATTTGAATATTCCCAATTCTACGCTTATCGTTCAGCAACCCACTAACAGATCGAATACAAAACACATAACTTAACTTATGTACATGGCCCGCAAACTACTGTGAATAGGTAAATCTACGGTACGAGGGTATCTCACGATTGGAGATCTGGATCCATCAGATAGAAGGTAAATTGTGATAGCTACAGGAGGAGCAGAGCCCCTTGGACCCTAGTCTGCCCCGCTTGATCTCCGAAACGTTTGTTGTCCTAAGAAAACGCTACTCAACACGATCACACCCCCCAACAGTTGAAGGGAGGACAGGGTTTGCTGGAGAAAGAGATACCCCAACAGCGTCGCCACGATAGGGCTTAATAACCCCAGATAGGAAGCAGCAGTGGCATTGAGTTTACGGATGCCTCGAAACCACAAGGCATATGCCAGCCCAGTGCCGATCAGTCCTAAATAGAGAAACCCTAATAGGTTCGTTCCCGAAATTTGCTCGAAGGGGCCTTCCACAATCAGAGCAATGGGGAGTAGCATCAGTCCTCCTACCGTGAGTTGCCAGGCCGTAAACACCATCAGGGACACAGGAGATTGCCATCGCTTCACCAAAACCGTTCCCAAACCCATGGTTGCAGCACTTGCGATCGCAGCCACAATCCCCACACTATCCAGCTGAGCTTCGGGTCCCAACACCAATAGGCCCACGCCCATAAATCCAGTGATGGCAGCTAGGATCGATCTCCGAGATGGCTTCTCCCCCAAGAGTTGCCATGCAAGCAAGACCACCAGCAAGGGCTGAATCGAACCTGCGGTTGCGGCCACTCCCCCTGGGAGTCGATAGGCCGCCACGAACAAGAGGGCTTGGAAAAGACCAATATTGAGTCCCCCCAGAACCAACATCCGCCCCCACCAGATACCTTGGGGGAGCTGCCTCAGGCTAAGGATCAGGATCAGACCCATGGGAAGTGTTCTTAGAGCTGCCACTAACAAGGGATGCCCTGGCGGCAGTAACTCCGTCGTTATCACATAGGTGGTCCCCCAAGCGATTGGGGCTAGAGCTGTCAACAAGACATTGAACAGCCAAGCTGAGGGAGCATTCATAATTTATCTTGACATTAAGATACTTGACATCAAGATTCTAGCATTTATCTTGATATCAAGTATCTTGAAATTAAGATTTATCAGATGTTAAGATAATCGCCATTCAAATGCTGAGCCGCCTGTTCCCATGGATATCGATGCAGTCGACGAAATTTTGGCCCAATGGCAGAGAGAACGTCCTGATTTAGATGTATCGCCCATGGGGACAATTGGCCGCATGACCCGATTGGCCAAACATTTCCAAGGGGCAATGGGGGACACCTTTGCCAAATTTGGCTTGAATCCAGGCGAGTTTGATGTCCTCGCCACCTTGCGACGGTCTGGGCAGCCCTATCAGCTTTCACCTACCCGGCTGTTTCACGCCATGATGGTGTCCTCCGGGACCATGACTCATCGCATTGATTGTTTGGAAAAAGCCGAGCTGGTTGAACGCATCCTCGACCCCAACGATCGTCGAGGAACCCTGGTTCAGTTAACGGATAAAGGATTTGAGCTAATAGAAAAAACCGTTGAAGCTCATGTCACCCATGAACACCTTCTTCTGAGTACATTAGAGAAATCTGAAATAGACCATCTTACTCAGTTACTTCGAAAGCTTTTAGGCTCATTCGAGCAGTAAATAGAGTATTTTGGCAGGTACTATATATCACAAAAATAGAAAGATTTTTCCGACTAAAATTCTTTCCCTTAATCAAAAATATATTCTATCGAATAAAATTTCAATGACCCGTTTTCTTAGGCATAAAGATATAGATAATTGCATTGAGTCTAGTAGAATTAGATGGACAATGACATCAAATTTTTAGATGTTGCACTGAATTAGCCATACCTGCCAACCCTATCTGAATCAAGGCCTTGGCAGATAATCAGAATCTAGCTACACTAAATTAAAATTTTATCTATACTTTCAAAGGGAGATTTTTTTGCGGGTTAATATCCTTCGCATCATTGAAAAAGTTTTCTAGTTTTATAGATAGTTAAATATTGTGGAAGGAGATAATAAATTTGAGTCTCCTAGGTTTCTTTTTTTCTTACACAAGTTTATTGATTGCTAATCTTTTGGGTCAGCAGGAACCGTTCCCCATCGCGCTCCTTCCGGATATAACGGTTGCCTTAATGTTTGGAGGCATGGCTTGTTTATTGACCTCTATGGCATTTCGTCATCAGACCTTTTTGAGCGATTCAAAACCCTATGGTCTGCTGATTACCTTCTTGGGGGCATGTAGCCTCATTCCGGTTTTAGATATTGTCTCTCTTCGCATACCCATTGCTGGAGTACAGGGGGGCGTTAAGATTCTCACCGCAGTCATTGGGATCTGGACTGCGAGGGAATATCTGGCCACTGTTCCACAGGGGTTTTCACCAAGTTATCCTTCATCCTTAATAGATGAAAAGCAAGTCCTCAAGCAGGAGCTCGATCTGACTCACCAACCAGTATCAGGACCAGATAAAAGCCTGGAACTCTTCAACTATGCCTTTGAATATGCCTTAGTCGGTCAGGCGATTCTATCCCCAGATGGGGAGTGGATCAGAATCAATCCAGCCTTCTGTAAAATACTGGGTTATTCGGAAGAGGAACTATTGCACACAACCCTCGGAAGTCTTACCCATTCCGAAGATTTAGAATTGGAGCAACAATATTTTGAGCAATTATTGTCGGGAGAGATTGCAGTCTGCCAGTTTGAAAAGCGATATTTTCACAAGCAAGGGCATTTTGTTTGGGTATTGTTGAGTATCTCTTTAGTCAGAGCCCCAAACCATCAGCCCCTCTATTTTATTGCTCAAATCGATAATATTTCTGAACGCAAACAGATTGAAGCGGACTTAAAATCAGTCATTAAGCAGCTAAAACTATCTATTGCAGAGCACTCTACAGAACTAGATAAAGCTTATGCAAACCTACAAAGATCGGCTGCTCAGTACCAAGATCTATATGACAATGCGCCTGATATGTACTTGTCAGTCGATCCTGAAACCTCGAAAGTGTTGCGTTGTAATCAAACGTTAATCAAAGAGTTGGGGTACAGCTATCCAGAAATCGTGGGGCGCTCTGTTATCGACTTGTATCATCCTGATTTTCGTTCGGAAGCCAAGAAAGCCTTTCAGACTTTTATCGATACAGGTGAAATAAGAAATATTTACCTGGTGGCACAGCGCAAAAATGGGACAACTCTAGATGTTAGCGTTAATGCGCAAGGGTTTCGAGATAAGCAGGGCAAGCTTCAATACAGCCGATCAAGCTGGAGAGACATTTCTGAACGTAAACGCTTGGAAAACCAATTGAAGCAAGTCAATGCTGATTTGGATGAAAAGGTGCAAAACCGAACTTGGGCTTTACAAGTCGCGGTCCAGTCTTTAAAGGAGAGCCAGTCCCGATTAGAACTGGCTCTAGAGGTTTCGGGGGATGGTTGGTGGGACTGGAACTTGTTCACGGATGAAGTGAACTGGAGTGATCAGTTTTTTCAAATGCTGGAGTACAAATCAGAAGAATTATCTCCCTCGTTGCAAACTTGGCAAAGCTTGATCCACCCAGACGATCTACCCCGTGTGATGGCTTTGCGTGCAGAACACTTGCAGGACGACGCTATTCCTTATGTGTTTGACTATCGGGTACGAACCAAATCTGGACAGTGGAAATGGATTTCAGCTTTTGGGAAAGTCGTTGACTGGAACAGTCAGGGCGAACCGCTTCGTATGGTGGGGATGCACCACGATATTAGTGATCGCAAACAAGCGGAGCAAGAACTACAGAGAATCAATGCTGAGCTGGTTCGCTCCAACCAGGAATTAGGGCATTTTGCCTATGTTGCCTCCCATGATTTACAAGAACCGTTACGAAAAATTGGGAGTTTTGCGGATCTATTGGCTGATCTCTATCAAGGCCAACTAGATGAGAAGGCAGATCGTTACATCCGATACATCACGGACGGGGCAGTCCGCATGCAAGGCTTGATTGATGATCTGTTAAGCTTTTCTCGGGTTGGCCGAGCTGAGCTGAAGATTGAACCAACCGCATTATCCTCGCTGGTTGATCAGGTCCTGACTGATTTAGACAAGGTAATTGAACAGCGCCATGTTGAAATAGTTATCGACCCCTTGCCAACGGTTGTAGTTGATCCTGTTCAAATGAGGCAAGTATTCCAAAATCTGATTTCTAATGCCATCAAGTATTGCCAAGCAGATATTCCGAGCATTTACATTAATGCTACTCAAAATCAAGGTTTATGGACTATTTCAGTGAAGGATAATGGCATTGGGATTGATCCTCAGTTTAATGAGCGGATTTTTATTATTTTCCAACGGTTACATCATCGAGAGGAATATTCTGGTACAGGGATTGGTTTAGCTATCTGCAAAAAAATAGTTGAACGCCATGGTGGCCGCATCTGGGTGGATTCTGAAGAAGGTCAGGGAGCGTTGTTCTCTTTCACGTTGCCCAGATAATATTTTTAAAAAATCAGCCTAAATCTATCTTCATTAGTTAGAATAATGTGGATAATCATTTTTATCTAAATTTATCCGGCAGTAATATATAACTTTCTCTTATTTTCTTGGTTTCTTAGATGGTGCTAGAGAGTTAGTGCAATTCAATAGCGGGGACAGAAAATGATTGAAATTTTGTTAGTGGAGGATGACGAAGGGGATATAGAGCTAACCCTTGAAGCCTTCAATCGCTCTAAAGTCACCCTGAATGTAAATGTGGTTCGGGATGGGATGGAAGCCATGGCCTATCTCCGGCAAGAAGGTGAATTCAAGAATGCTACGATGCCAGATTTAATGTTGCTGGATCTCAACTTACCCCGGAAAGATGGTCGAGAAGTGCTGGCCGAGATGCAAGAAAGCGAGAATCTAAAGCGAATTCCTGTGGTGGTACTGACTACTTCAGAAGCGGATGAAGATATTTTGAAGAGTTACCAAATTGGGGCGAATGCCTATGTCACTAAACCAGTGGGATTGAAAGGCTTAGTCAAGGTCGTCAACTTGCTTGAAGAGTTTTGGTTCACGATCGTCAAATTACCTCCTCACCAGTAAGTGACAACAGACAAGATTTACAGGGGCTAACGCTTGCTAGCCTGTTCCTTTTCCACCCGATCAACGACAGCAATTAGGTCTGGTAGGTCAATGGGCTTTTTCATATATTCGTCTGCGCCTACGGTCTTAGCGATTTCCAGCACTGAAAAGCCAGGATCATGGGAACGACCACTAACTGCAATTAACCAAGGTTTATGCTCTAGGGACAACAGGTTGATTTTGGAAATCAGCATAATCCCTCCTCTCGGACTCTCTTGACTGCCTTCCAAAATAAAAATATCAATGAGGGCAATATCCACATATCCTTCATAGAGTTTGGACATGGCCACATCGATATCAGCGGTATGTTCAGCTTGGTGCCCGTGCTCGCCCAGCATCTTTTGCCAGGTTTCTGCCAGGATTTCATCGTCTTCAAAAATAAGGATATTGGCCAAGGTGCAGCTCCTTTTAGGCTAGGAGTTGGTGAATTGTGACATTGAGTTGGTCCCCATCAATCGGCTTTTTAAGCATGGGCACTTGGTTGAGGGCTTTTGGAAGAGTGAATTTGGAGTTGTAGCCCGTCGTAAAGAGGAAAGGAATTTGTCGCTTTAAAAGTTCTTCTGCCACCACAAAACTATTCTCATCCTTGAGATTGATGTCTAATATACCCAGAATGTATTTTTCTTGGTCCAAGTATTTAATGGCCTGCTTGACTCTGGGGGCTGTATCTATTTCTGAAAACCCCAAAGACTCCAGTAAATTTTCCATCTCTAGCGCAAGCAACATATTGTCTTCAACGATGAGGACATGACCTGTGTCGAGATCTGACTCTTCCTCTCTTGGAGAGGAGGGAAGGGAGGTAGAAGTGGCTTCAGGTTGATCTTCTTGGAGCAGGATGAGGTGATCAGGTAACCAGAAATTAACTTGGACACCTGATCTAGGAAAGCGGATTGTCGCTTCCCCTTCAAACTCAAACGGAATGGCTCGCTCGATTAACGTCCGTCCAAATCCTTTGCGTTTGGGAGGGAAGACGGTCGGTCCATCGGATTCCTGCCAATAGAAAGCAAGCCCACCATCCTGTTCCAGCCAATGGACTTCAAGCTGACCCTCAGAAACCGATAAGGCACCGTACTTGGCAGAGTTGGTAATCAATTCATGAATGACGAGGGCAAACATGGGCACAAAGTTGGCCTTTAGACCGACTTCTGGTCCAGAGAGACTGACTTGGCGTTCCGCTTCGGCTAGGTAGGGGCGAAGTTCGATGGTGAGCAGATTGTGGAGACTGGGCCATTCCAAACCATGACCGGCCACTAAATCATGGGCATATGCTAGGGCTGCAATTCGCCGATCTAGAAGTAAGGTGTATTCTTCAATGGAGGTGGTGGAGTGACGAGTTTGGCGAGAGATGGATCGGATTAGAGCCAAAATATTTTTGACCCGATGGTTGAGTTCAGCAATCAGAAGATCTTGTTGTCGCCGTTGTCTGAGCCACTCCTGTTGCTGAACTTCTCCTTGAGTAATGGCTAACTGCATTAACCCCGTGCGCAGTTCTAGGGCAACT
The genomic region above belongs to Acaryochloris sp. CCMEE 5410 and contains:
- a CDS encoding glutathione S-transferase family protein → MGKSLPPKAIISLGKFVWTTMWNVMMSNMAPRSKAGAYIRPESQFRNTVGSESFPAESQRYRLYVGLGCPWAHRTLVVRALKGLQDVIDVVVVQPSDTEGGWVFASEHQGCRNLRDLYLLAQPGYEGRCTVPVLWDTQTQKVVNNESSEIIVNLNSAFNDLAQQPDLDLYPEALRPPIDQWNEKIYHAVNNGVYRCGFAQTQTAYDQACRELFEVLDEIDTALAQQRYLCGDTLTLADVRLFPTLFRFDVAYYGLFKCNRRRIQDYQHLGPYLRDLYQLPGVADTCNLEAVKQSYYGFLFPLNPGGIIPAGPDITSLSDPHGREQIGKAPQAV
- a CDS encoding phage holin family protein encodes the protein MRGLLLTILATALSLLVVDYVFPGVDLDSIPTAIAAAIAIGLVNAIVKPVLKVVSFPLTLLSLGGFLLVLNGLCFSLAAVFVPGFRVDGLLAFFLGPIALSVVNAFLNQYLPEESPSAS
- a CDS encoding EamA family transporter; translated protein: MNAPSAWLFNVLLTALAPIAWGTTYVITTELLPPGHPLLVAALRTLPMGLILILSLRQLPQGIWWGRMLVLGGLNIGLFQALLFVAAYRLPGGVAATAGSIQPLLVVLLAWQLLGEKPSRRSILAAITGFMGVGLLVLGPEAQLDSVGIVAAIASAATMGLGTVLVKRWQSPVSLMVFTAWQLTVGGLMLLPIALIVEGPFEQISGTNLLGFLYLGLIGTGLAYALWFRGIRKLNATAASYLGLLSPIVATLLGYLFLQQTLSSLQLLGGVIVLSSVFLGQQTFRRSSGAD
- a CDS encoding MarR family winged helix-turn-helix transcriptional regulator, translating into MDIDAVDEILAQWQRERPDLDVSPMGTIGRMTRLAKHFQGAMGDTFAKFGLNPGEFDVLATLRRSGQPYQLSPTRLFHAMMVSSGTMTHRIDCLEKAELVERILDPNDRRGTLVQLTDKGFELIEKTVEAHVTHEHLLLSTLEKSEIDHLTQLLRKLLGSFEQ
- a CDS encoding PAS domain S-box protein; protein product: MSLLGFFFSYTSLLIANLLGQQEPFPIALLPDITVALMFGGMACLLTSMAFRHQTFLSDSKPYGLLITFLGACSLIPVLDIVSLRIPIAGVQGGVKILTAVIGIWTAREYLATVPQGFSPSYPSSLIDEKQVLKQELDLTHQPVSGPDKSLELFNYAFEYALVGQAILSPDGEWIRINPAFCKILGYSEEELLHTTLGSLTHSEDLELEQQYFEQLLSGEIAVCQFEKRYFHKQGHFVWVLLSISLVRAPNHQPLYFIAQIDNISERKQIEADLKSVIKQLKLSIAEHSTELDKAYANLQRSAAQYQDLYDNAPDMYLSVDPETSKVLRCNQTLIKELGYSYPEIVGRSVIDLYHPDFRSEAKKAFQTFIDTGEIRNIYLVAQRKNGTTLDVSVNAQGFRDKQGKLQYSRSSWRDISERKRLENQLKQVNADLDEKVQNRTWALQVAVQSLKESQSRLELALEVSGDGWWDWNLFTDEVNWSDQFFQMLEYKSEELSPSLQTWQSLIHPDDLPRVMALRAEHLQDDAIPYVFDYRVRTKSGQWKWISAFGKVVDWNSQGEPLRMVGMHHDISDRKQAEQELQRINAELVRSNQELGHFAYVASHDLQEPLRKIGSFADLLADLYQGQLDEKADRYIRYITDGAVRMQGLIDDLLSFSRVGRAELKIEPTALSSLVDQVLTDLDKVIEQRHVEIVIDPLPTVVVDPVQMRQVFQNLISNAIKYCQADIPSIYINATQNQGLWTISVKDNGIGIDPQFNERIFIIFQRLHHREEYSGTGIGLAICKKIVERHGGRIWVDSEEGQGALFSFTLPR
- a CDS encoding response regulator, coding for MIEILLVEDDEGDIELTLEAFNRSKVTLNVNVVRDGMEAMAYLRQEGEFKNATMPDLMLLDLNLPRKDGREVLAEMQESENLKRIPVVVLTTSEADEDILKSYQIGANAYVTKPVGLKGLVKVVNLLEEFWFTIVKLPPHQ
- a CDS encoding response regulator, whose product is MANILIFEDDEILAETWQKMLGEHGHQAEHTADIDVAMSKLYEGYVDIALIDIFILEGSQESPRGGIMLISKINLLSLEHKPWLIAVSGRSHDPGFSVLEIAKTVGADEYMKKPIDLPDLIAVVDRVEKEQASKR